A genome region from Microcella alkaliphila includes the following:
- a CDS encoding DEAD/DEAH box helicase codes for MWRADRYDDHELDDAPAAAPSVEPGALTIGDPTVKPMNVASETWQRWRDELAALGGESPLLHFDDERRGRIELGTSHPGGLARFIAGSPTLLSNLVRDDMALKAARVAAERIADKGLELSSVRGIDAIALGIGMVTWSHAGVDYRAPLLLRPLDLRRRGRDIELTLLDRLVLNPALARVLAQQFSLHLDEEAFVALADDGGTFKPNPPLDRLRGLTAHLDGFTITPRLVVSTFAEVGPALAADARDLAHPVLDAIAGNTSARWAVQESQTTVTPVPADQRPPETDLLLLDADAEQEDVIANVAAGNSIVVKTLPGTGATQTVVNALGTLIAQNKRVLVVSSRRAALSSIQRRFTDIGLSGVTVMPRTLRRDLIRAISRNEKAQKPRVADINEALVRLRGVLLDYREALGRPDPKLGISVYDCVTELSRLALLPAPPTTRARLERSAVETLAHNRAHAADVIVQAAKLGQFTYGPGDSPWYGATFSTGEEATRAQERARRLHTDLVPRLLDRAVALVATTPMRQFETLAELGTYLRLLTDLRDTLDKFQPAVFDRSLSELIAATAPRREGSTMPATTRRRLKALAKEYVRPGVHVSDLHDALTRIQQQRILWQRFAPVGITPTVPVGIADVAVAFQQVEQDLEALDVPLGHTTRETQLLNRRIDDLVTTLAGLAAESDVLANLQERTELMREMQPWGLTALLDDLAQRHVPHEQVAAELELAWWRSALDSLLQADRALLGADTAVLDRLESDFRLVDEAHAAGSAAMMAWQLSEAWSIGITDWPDEAAALRGSLKSGAITPAELQKHAPHLSRPLAPVWLSSPYDVHEISDDIPFDAVFVLDAGAVTIAEVAPAIRRGRQVVAIGDPVTQTPAAFSIAVTDRPAAADTSDVDARHSSSALVQLSELLPTLSLTRSYRAGGEDLAELVNRRFYAGRIDSLPWAGSFLGHPSIAVDYLDDGNGMPDDDTGTIESVDAEVDQVVTRVLEHATARPKESLMVITASAKHAARVQTAVLRAMQSRPDLHDFFLGDRAEPFVVLTIEQAVAQSRDRVIFSIGFGRTPHGRVLSEFGALGRPGGDRLLAVAMTRARRFVRIVSCIRADDLDDDRMGPGARALAELLADTEARRTAVDVPDDSDPMLIDLARRLEARGLRTALGHRGKLRLVASRGGYCIAIDTDASLGTMSLRESLRLRPDLLRRLGWHYARVHVFELFSNPDAVAERIVQMARPVAVQPPPAPAPPAPPSAERRAQAAQSETQPLF; via the coding sequence GTGTGGCGTGCCGACCGATACGACGATCATGAGCTCGACGATGCTCCCGCGGCCGCGCCGTCGGTGGAACCGGGGGCGCTCACTATCGGCGACCCCACGGTGAAGCCGATGAACGTGGCGAGCGAGACCTGGCAGCGCTGGCGCGACGAGCTGGCGGCGTTGGGCGGCGAGAGCCCGCTGCTGCACTTCGATGACGAGCGTCGCGGCCGCATCGAACTCGGAACGAGCCACCCCGGAGGGCTCGCCCGCTTCATCGCCGGCAGTCCGACCCTGCTCAGCAACCTGGTGCGCGACGACATGGCGTTGAAGGCCGCGCGCGTGGCCGCCGAGCGCATCGCAGACAAGGGTCTCGAGCTGTCGAGCGTGCGCGGCATCGACGCCATCGCTCTCGGCATCGGGATGGTGACGTGGAGCCACGCCGGCGTCGACTACCGCGCTCCGCTGCTGCTGCGCCCGCTCGACCTGCGCCGCCGCGGCCGCGACATCGAGCTCACGCTGCTCGACCGCCTCGTGCTGAACCCGGCCCTTGCGCGCGTCCTCGCCCAGCAGTTCTCGTTGCACCTCGATGAGGAGGCCTTCGTCGCGCTGGCCGACGACGGGGGCACGTTCAAGCCGAACCCGCCGCTCGACCGGCTGCGCGGCCTGACGGCGCATCTCGACGGTTTCACGATCACGCCGCGCCTGGTCGTGTCGACGTTCGCCGAGGTGGGCCCGGCGCTCGCCGCCGACGCGCGCGACCTCGCGCATCCGGTGCTCGATGCGATCGCCGGCAACACGAGTGCGCGCTGGGCGGTGCAGGAGAGCCAGACGACGGTCACCCCCGTGCCGGCCGACCAGCGCCCGCCTGAGACCGACCTGCTGCTGCTCGACGCCGACGCCGAGCAGGAGGACGTCATCGCGAACGTCGCCGCCGGCAACTCGATCGTTGTCAAGACCCTGCCGGGTACGGGAGCCACGCAAACCGTCGTCAACGCCCTCGGCACGTTGATCGCGCAGAACAAGCGCGTGCTCGTCGTGAGCTCGCGTCGCGCGGCGCTCAGTTCGATCCAGCGCCGCTTCACCGACATCGGGCTGAGCGGCGTCACGGTCATGCCCCGCACGCTGCGGCGCGACCTGATCCGCGCAATCAGCCGCAACGAGAAGGCGCAGAAGCCGCGCGTCGCCGACATCAACGAGGCGCTCGTGCGCCTGCGCGGCGTGCTGCTCGACTATCGCGAGGCGCTCGGCCGCCCCGACCCGAAGCTCGGCATCAGTGTCTACGACTGCGTCACCGAGCTCAGCCGCCTCGCGCTGCTGCCGGCGCCTCCGACGACCCGCGCCCGCCTCGAGCGCTCCGCCGTCGAGACGCTCGCCCACAACCGGGCGCACGCGGCCGACGTCATCGTGCAGGCCGCGAAACTCGGCCAGTTCACCTACGGTCCGGGCGACTCGCCGTGGTACGGCGCGACCTTCTCGACCGGCGAGGAGGCGACCCGCGCCCAGGAGCGCGCCCGCCGCCTGCACACCGACCTCGTGCCGCGCCTGCTCGACCGTGCCGTCGCGCTCGTCGCGACGACCCCCATGCGGCAGTTCGAGACGCTCGCCGAGCTCGGCACCTACCTGCGCCTGCTGACCGACCTGCGCGACACGCTCGACAAGTTCCAGCCAGCCGTGTTCGACCGTTCGCTGAGCGAGCTCATCGCCGCCACCGCGCCGCGGCGCGAGGGCTCGACGATGCCGGCCACGACGCGCCGCCGCCTGAAGGCACTCGCGAAAGAGTACGTGCGGCCCGGCGTTCACGTGAGTGATCTGCACGACGCGCTCACGCGCATCCAGCAGCAGCGCATCCTGTGGCAGCGCTTCGCGCCCGTCGGCATCACGCCAACCGTGCCCGTCGGCATCGCCGATGTGGCGGTCGCGTTCCAGCAGGTCGAGCAAGACCTCGAAGCCCTGGATGTTCCGCTCGGCCACACGACGCGAGAAACGCAGCTGCTGAACCGCCGCATCGACGACCTGGTCACGACCCTCGCGGGTCTCGCCGCGGAGAGCGACGTGCTCGCGAACCTGCAGGAGCGCACCGAGCTGATGCGCGAGATGCAGCCGTGGGGTCTCACCGCCCTGCTCGATGACCTCGCCCAGCGTCACGTGCCGCACGAGCAGGTCGCGGCTGAGCTGGAGCTCGCGTGGTGGCGTAGCGCCCTCGACAGTCTGCTGCAGGCCGACCGGGCGCTGCTCGGCGCCGACACGGCCGTCCTCGACCGGCTCGAGTCCGACTTCCGGCTCGTCGACGAAGCGCACGCCGCCGGCAGCGCCGCGATGATGGCGTGGCAGCTGTCGGAGGCCTGGTCAATCGGCATCACCGACTGGCCCGACGAGGCCGCCGCGCTGCGCGGCTCGCTGAAGAGCGGCGCGATCACCCCCGCCGAGCTGCAGAAGCACGCCCCGCACTTGAGTCGTCCGCTCGCGCCCGTCTGGCTGAGCTCGCCGTACGACGTGCACGAGATCAGCGACGACATCCCGTTCGACGCCGTGTTCGTGCTCGACGCCGGCGCGGTCACGATCGCCGAGGTCGCCCCCGCGATCCGCCGCGGCCGCCAGGTCGTCGCCATCGGCGACCCGGTCACGCAGACGCCGGCCGCGTTCTCGATCGCCGTCACCGACCGCCCGGCTGCCGCCGACACCAGCGACGTGGATGCTCGTCACTCCTCGAGCGCGCTCGTGCAGCTCTCCGAGCTGCTTCCGACGCTCAGCCTCACCCGCTCGTACCGCGCGGGCGGCGAAGACCTGGCCGAGCTCGTAAACCGTCGCTTCTACGCGGGCCGCATCGACTCGCTGCCATGGGCGGGATCGTTCCTCGGCCACCCGTCGATCGCGGTCGACTACCTCGACGACGGCAACGGCATGCCCGACGACGACACCGGCACGATCGAGAGCGTCGACGCCGAGGTCGACCAGGTCGTCACCCGCGTGCTCGAGCACGCGACCGCGCGGCCGAAAGAGTCGCTCATGGTGATCACCGCGAGCGCGAAGCACGCCGCCCGCGTTCAGACCGCGGTGCTGCGGGCCATGCAGTCGCGCCCCGACCTGCACGACTTCTTCCTCGGCGACCGCGCCGAACCGTTCGTCGTGCTGACCATTGAGCAGGCGGTCGCCCAGTCGCGCGACCGGGTCATCTTCTCGATCGGGTTCGGGCGCACCCCGCACGGCCGCGTGCTGAGCGAGTTCGGAGCCCTCGGACGCCCGGGTGGGGACCGGCTGCTGGCCGTCGCGATGACCCGCGCGCGCCGGTTTGTGCGCATCGTGTCGTGCATCCGCGCCGACGACCTCGACGACGACCGCATGGGCCCCGGCGCCCGCGCGCTCGCCGAGCTGCTCGCCGATACCGAGGCACGTCGCACTGCCGTCGACGTTCCCGACGACAGCGACCCCATGCTGATCGACCTGGCCCGCCGGCTGGAGGCGCGGGGCCTGCGCACGGCGCTCGGACACCGCGGCAAGCTGCGGCTGGTGGCGAGTCGCGGCGGTTACTGCATCGCGATCGACACCGACGCGTCGCTGGGCACGATGAGCCTGCGCGAGTCGCTGCGGCTGCGGCCCGACCTGCTGCGCCGCCTCGGCTGGCACTACGCCCGCGTGCACGTGTTCGAACTGTTCTCGAACCCGGATGCGGTCGCCGAGCGCATCGTCCAGATGGCGCGCCCGGTCGCGGTACAGCCTCCGCCCGCTCCCGCGCCGCCCGCGCCGCCGTCGGCCGAGCGGCGGGCACAGGCCGCGCAGAGCGAGACGCAGCCGCTGTTCTGA
- a CDS encoding ACT domain-containing protein, whose amino-acid sequence MSDVERPARGVSDLGELLATMQPELDPDAWVFATAAEPLAGAEVTVVEAEGVTSVLRKHDLPTAGDAPARLRVSPPFARITLQVHSDLEAVGLTAAVATALAAEGIPANVVAGFFHDHIFVPWPRASDALASVRALQRDAARPGDARG is encoded by the coding sequence ATGAGCGACGTCGAGCGCCCCGCGCGCGGGGTCAGCGACCTCGGCGAGCTGCTGGCCACGATGCAGCCAGAGCTCGACCCCGACGCCTGGGTGTTCGCCACCGCTGCCGAGCCGCTCGCCGGCGCCGAGGTCACCGTCGTCGAAGCAGAGGGGGTGACGTCGGTGCTGCGCAAGCACGACCTGCCGACGGCCGGCGACGCTCCCGCACGCCTGCGGGTGAGCCCGCCCTTCGCGCGCATCACCCTGCAAGTGCACTCCGACCTGGAGGCGGTGGGCCTCACGGCAGCGGTCGCGACGGCACTCGCGGCGGAGGGTATCCCGGCGAACGTGGTCGCGGGGTTCTTCCACGATCACATCTTCGTGCCCTGGCCACGAGCATCCGATGCTCTGGCGAGTGTGCGCGCGCTTCAGCGAGACGCGGCGCGCCCGGGGGATGCTCGGGGCTAG
- the mscL gene encoding large conductance mechanosensitive channel protein MscL: protein MLKGFKEFVLRGNVVELAVAVVIGAAFTAVVTAIVDAVINPAIGALFNAESLSTAFVIAIPTTTGGEAQLVFGAVLAAILNFLIVAAVVYFALVLPINTLKRRAEERRKAGEPAVSEDAPPTETELLAEIRDLLAAQRGQSSGS, encoded by the coding sequence ATGCTGAAGGGCTTCAAAGAGTTCGTCCTACGCGGCAACGTCGTCGAGCTTGCTGTCGCGGTTGTCATCGGCGCGGCGTTCACCGCCGTTGTCACAGCCATCGTTGACGCCGTGATCAACCCGGCGATCGGCGCTCTGTTCAACGCAGAGTCGTTGTCGACCGCCTTCGTCATTGCGATCCCCACCACGACGGGCGGCGAGGCACAGTTGGTGTTTGGTGCCGTACTCGCGGCCATCCTGAACTTCCTCATCGTGGCGGCCGTCGTGTACTTCGCGCTCGTGTTGCCGATCAACACGCTGAAGCGCCGTGCAGAAGAGCGCCGCAAGGCGGGCGAGCCCGCCGTGTCGGAAGACGCGCCGCCCACCGAGACAGAGCTGCTCGCCGAGATCCGCGACCTGCTGGCCGCCCAGCGCGGGCAATCCTCAGGGAGCTAG
- a CDS encoding FmdB family zinc ribbon protein — protein sequence MPTYSYRCTACSNAFDVQQAFTDDALTECPACQGRLRKIFSVTGVTFNGSGFYRTDSRAGASEGSGPGSSDSGSSGSSSSSGASSSDSGSKTSAPAAAAS from the coding sequence ATGCCCACCTACTCCTACCGTTGCACCGCCTGCTCGAACGCGTTTGACGTCCAGCAGGCCTTCACCGACGACGCGCTCACCGAGTGCCCCGCCTGCCAGGGTCGCCTGCGCAAGATCTTCTCGGTGACCGGCGTGACCTTCAACGGGTCGGGCTTCTACCGCACCGATAGCCGCGCGGGCGCGAGTGAAGGGTCGGGGCCTGGTTCATCGGACTCAGGCTCGTCGGGCAGCTCATCGTCGAGTGGGGCGAGCTCGTCCGACTCGGGGTCGAAAACTTCCGCGCCGGCGGCCGCCGCTAGCTAG
- a CDS encoding 5-formyltetrahydrofolate cyclo-ligase — translation MSSDPVSAKRALRAELRERRRIRPAPEREASTASLTTQLIALTQSLGARTVACYLSTPDEPDTRAYLAWARENGVDVLLPVSRDDGLLDWAAYDSDDEGEDVLGMPVPLGGIVPPIMVNEVGLMLVPAAACDTGGMRMGWGRGYFDKTLGSMDNRPPVFAVLFDDEIVDALPHEPHDQPVDGVVTPGGIRRF, via the coding sequence ATGTCGAGCGACCCGGTCAGCGCCAAGCGTGCGCTGCGCGCCGAATTGCGAGAGCGGCGGCGCATTCGGCCGGCGCCCGAGCGCGAGGCGAGCACAGCATCCCTGACGACGCAGCTGATTGCGCTCACCCAGTCGCTGGGGGCACGCACCGTCGCCTGCTACCTCTCGACGCCCGACGAGCCCGACACCCGCGCCTACCTCGCCTGGGCGCGCGAGAACGGGGTCGACGTACTCCTTCCCGTGTCACGCGATGACGGGCTGCTCGATTGGGCGGCATACGACTCTGACGACGAAGGCGAAGACGTGCTCGGAATGCCCGTGCCTCTCGGCGGAATTGTGCCGCCGATCATGGTGAACGAGGTCGGGCTCATGCTCGTGCCCGCAGCAGCGTGCGACACCGGAGGCATGCGGATGGGCTGGGGGCGCGGCTACTTCGACAAGACGCTCGGCTCGATGGACAACCGCCCGCCCGTCTTCGCCGTGCTCTTCGACGACGAAATCGTGGATGCGCTCCCCCACGAACCACACGACCAGCCCGTCGACGGGGTGGTCACCCCGGGTGGCATTCGGCGCTTCTGA
- the galU gene encoding UTP--glucose-1-phosphate uridylyltransferase GalU: MSRPITKAVIPAAGLGTRFLPATKAMPKEMLPVVDKPAIQYVVEEAVTAGLTDVLMITGRNKYALENHFDRVTELEATLKRKGDDVKLEKIMESTNLADMHYVRQGDPKGLGHAVFRARQHVGNEPFAVLLGDDIIDERDPLLPRMIDVATKRNASVVALLEVDPAQAHLYGVATVEATDTDDVVKITDLVEKPAPGTAPSNLAIIGRYVLKPEIFGVLERTEPGKGGEIQLTDAMLELAHDEASGGVYGVVFRGRRYDTGDRLDYIKAIVQLASERDDLGPDLRRWLTGFVAELED; the protein is encoded by the coding sequence ATGTCGCGACCGATCACGAAAGCCGTCATCCCCGCTGCAGGACTCGGAACCCGGTTCTTGCCGGCGACGAAGGCGATGCCGAAAGAGATGCTGCCCGTCGTCGACAAGCCCGCGATCCAGTACGTGGTGGAGGAGGCCGTCACTGCCGGCCTCACCGACGTGCTCATGATCACGGGCCGCAACAAGTACGCGCTTGAGAACCATTTCGATCGTGTCACCGAGCTCGAGGCGACGCTCAAGCGCAAGGGCGACGACGTGAAGCTCGAGAAGATCATGGAGTCGACGAACCTGGCCGACATGCATTACGTGCGTCAAGGCGACCCGAAGGGTCTCGGCCACGCTGTGTTCCGGGCCCGGCAGCATGTCGGGAATGAACCCTTCGCGGTGCTGCTCGGCGACGACATCATCGACGAGCGCGACCCGTTGTTGCCGCGCATGATCGACGTCGCCACGAAGCGCAACGCGTCGGTTGTCGCGCTGTTGGAGGTCGACCCCGCCCAGGCGCACCTGTACGGTGTCGCGACGGTGGAGGCGACCGACACCGACGACGTCGTCAAGATCACCGACCTGGTCGAGAAGCCGGCGCCCGGCACCGCCCCGTCGAACCTCGCGATCATCGGACGCTACGTGCTGAAGCCCGAGATCTTCGGCGTGCTGGAGCGCACCGAACCGGGCAAGGGTGGCGAGATTCAGCTCACCGACGCCATGCTCGAGCTCGCGCACGATGAGGCGAGCGGCGGTGTCTACGGGGTCGTGTTCCGCGGCCGCCGCTACGACACGGGCGACCGCCTCGACTACATCAAGGCCATCGTGCAGCTCGCC